Proteins from one Kineosporiaceae bacterium genomic window:
- a CDS encoding LCP family protein, whose translation MPSSGAPRGYGPEAVTSLQRDPDPARGRHATSYGQNYPRVVGWTLLGTLLPGAGLIAAGRRISGTIAIAIASLVFSAAVTFALVGDPVGLVGSMVSNPNRLIVLAVGLLTILLLWVAVVLGTHASLRRYAHLGTGQRLVSSLLVAALVTLVALPTAKAGSYALILRDTVTGIFGSGTGTTTAGGARPNKANGGDPWASLPRVNVLLIGSDAGADRIGIRPDTLILASINTRTGDTVLFSLPRNLQKVPFPPGSRQAADNVGGYFECQDAAGVPQCLLNAMWTFGEENWKQYYADQPSAYDAGLRATSDAVEQVTGLPVHQYSMLNLRGFMQFVDAIGGITVNVRQRLPIGGSSENHTATGGWIEAGPNQHLDGYHALWYARSRWSTDDFDRMRRQRCVIGAVIKEADPAKLALAFPQIAAAAKSNITTGIPLADLSAWVSLTQKVQKATVRSLPFTSSVINTADPDIAAVHRLVQEAINPTAEPTPSVEPSPAATPGNGKPTPSPSKSGPADTKQAQDINAVC comes from the coding sequence ATGCCCTCATCGGGCGCGCCCCGAGGGTACGGCCCGGAGGCCGTCACCAGCCTGCAACGTGACCCCGATCCGGCACGCGGACGACACGCCACGAGTTACGGGCAGAACTACCCCCGGGTCGTCGGCTGGACGTTGCTGGGCACCCTCCTGCCCGGTGCCGGGCTGATCGCCGCCGGGCGCCGGATCAGCGGCACCATCGCCATCGCCATCGCCTCACTGGTGTTCTCCGCCGCGGTCACCTTCGCCCTGGTGGGCGATCCGGTGGGCCTGGTCGGCTCGATGGTGAGCAACCCCAACCGGCTGATCGTGCTCGCGGTCGGTCTGCTCACGATCCTGCTGCTCTGGGTCGCCGTGGTGCTCGGCACCCACGCCTCGCTGCGGCGATACGCCCACCTGGGCACCGGGCAGCGGCTGGTGAGCTCGCTGCTGGTCGCGGCGCTGGTCACCCTGGTGGCGCTGCCCACGGCCAAGGCCGGTAGCTACGCCCTCATCCTGCGCGACACCGTGACGGGCATCTTCGGCAGCGGCACGGGTACCACGACTGCCGGGGGCGCCCGGCCCAACAAGGCCAACGGCGGCGACCCCTGGGCCAGCCTGCCCCGGGTGAACGTGTTGCTCATCGGTTCGGACGCCGGGGCCGACCGGATCGGCATCCGCCCCGACACCCTGATCCTGGCCAGTATCAACACCCGCACCGGCGACACCGTGTTGTTCTCACTGCCCCGCAACCTGCAGAAGGTGCCCTTCCCCCCGGGCAGCCGGCAGGCCGCCGACAACGTCGGGGGCTACTTCGAGTGCCAGGACGCCGCCGGCGTGCCCCAGTGCCTGCTCAACGCCATGTGGACCTTCGGCGAGGAGAACTGGAAGCAGTACTACGCCGATCAGCCCTCGGCCTACGACGCCGGCCTGCGCGCGACGTCCGATGCGGTGGAACAGGTCACCGGCCTGCCGGTGCACCAGTACTCCATGCTCAACCTGCGTGGGTTCATGCAGTTCGTCGACGCCATCGGCGGCATCACGGTCAACGTCCGGCAGCGCCTGCCGATCGGTGGCAGCTCCGAGAACCACACCGCCACCGGCGGCTGGATCGAGGCCGGCCCGAACCAGCACCTCGACGGCTACCACGCCCTCTGGTACGCGCGTTCGCGCTGGTCGACCGATGACTTCGACCGGATGCGCCGCCAGCGCTGCGTCATCGGTGCCGTCATCAAGGAGGCCGATCCGGCCAAACTGGCCCTGGCCTTCCCGCAGATCGCGGCTGCGGCCAAGTCCAACATCACCACCGGCATCCCGCTGGCCGATCTGAGCGCCTGGGTGAGCCTGACCCAGAAGGTGCAGAAGGCCACGGTGCGCTCGCTGCCGTTCACCTCCTCGGTGATCAACACCGCCGACCCGGACATCGCCGCGGTCCACCGCCTGGTGCAAGAGGCCATCAACCCGACCGCCGAGCCCACCCCGTCCGTCGAGCCGTCACCGGCAGCGACCCCCGGCAACGGCAAGCCCACCCCGTCCCCGAGCAAGTCCGGACCGGCGGACACCAAGCAGGCCCAGGACATCAACGCCGTGTGCTGA
- a CDS encoding phosphoenolpyruvate carboxykinase (GTP), translating to MTTSTTTDAPTNHDALKAWVDEIAALTKPDAVYWCDGSEAENEQMMASLIAGGTFTKLDKKPDSYWCASDPSDVARVEDRTFICSVDPEDAGPTNHWMAPDAMKATLTPLFDGAMRGRTMYVIPFVMGRLNAEKPVLGVEITDSPYVVVSMRIMTRMGQDVLDAMGTDAPFVKCLHSVGAPLADHEQDVPWPCNDTKYISHFPESREIWSYGSGYGGNALLGKKCYALRIASVMARDEGWMAEHMLILKLTSPAEKSYYIAAAFPSACGKTNLAMLEPTVPGWKAEMIGDDIAWIRFGPDGRLYAQNPEAGLFGVAPGTGWDTNANAMRAAAAGGSIFTNVALTDDGDVWWEGATKEPPAHLTDWKKRSWTPDGGELSSHPNSRFCTPIKNCTILAEEYDDPQGVPISAILFGGRRRAVVPLVTEARDWAHGVFIGATTSSETTAAATGAVGVVRRDPMAMLPFIGYHAGDYFKHWLSIGKTADETKLPKIFFVNWFRKSEEGRFLWPGFGDNSRVLEWIIGRIEGTADAVETPIGMVPAHGSLDVSGLDISEADVDEVTSVDAEAWRNEVPLIEEWFAKIGPKTPSTLLDELDSLKTRLGMQ from the coding sequence GTGACCACATCCACCACCACTGACGCCCCCACCAACCATGACGCCCTCAAGGCGTGGGTGGACGAGATCGCCGCCCTGACCAAGCCGGACGCCGTGTACTGGTGTGACGGCTCCGAGGCCGAGAACGAGCAGATGATGGCCAGCCTGATCGCCGGCGGCACGTTCACCAAGCTCGACAAGAAGCCCGACAGCTACTGGTGCGCCTCCGACCCCAGCGACGTCGCCCGGGTCGAGGACCGCACGTTCATCTGTTCGGTCGACCCCGAGGACGCCGGCCCCACCAACCACTGGATGGCCCCGGACGCGATGAAGGCCACCCTCACCCCGCTGTTCGACGGGGCGATGCGCGGCCGCACCATGTACGTGATCCCGTTCGTGATGGGTCGGCTCAATGCCGAGAAGCCCGTGCTGGGTGTCGAGATCACCGACAGCCCCTACGTGGTCGTCTCGATGCGCATCATGACCCGCATGGGCCAGGACGTGCTCGACGCCATGGGCACCGACGCCCCGTTCGTGAAGTGCCTGCACAGTGTGGGCGCCCCGCTCGCCGACCACGAGCAGGACGTGCCGTGGCCGTGCAACGACACCAAGTACATCAGCCACTTCCCCGAGAGCCGCGAGATCTGGTCCTACGGCTCCGGTTACGGCGGCAACGCCCTGCTGGGCAAGAAGTGCTACGCCCTGCGCATCGCCTCGGTCATGGCCCGGGACGAGGGCTGGATGGCCGAGCACATGCTGATCCTCAAGCTGACCAGCCCGGCCGAGAAGTCCTACTACATCGCCGCAGCGTTCCCGAGCGCGTGTGGCAAGACCAACCTGGCCATGCTCGAACCCACCGTTCCCGGCTGGAAGGCCGAGATGATCGGTGACGACATCGCCTGGATCCGGTTCGGCCCCGACGGCCGGCTCTACGCGCAGAACCCCGAGGCGGGTCTGTTCGGCGTCGCCCCCGGCACCGGCTGGGACACCAACGCCAACGCGATGCGCGCCGCCGCCGCCGGTGGCTCGATCTTCACCAACGTCGCCCTGACCGACGACGGCGACGTCTGGTGGGAGGGCGCCACCAAGGAGCCCCCGGCGCACCTGACCGACTGGAAGAAGCGTTCCTGGACGCCGGACGGCGGCGAGCTCAGCAGCCACCCGAACAGCCGGTTCTGCACCCCGATCAAGAACTGCACCATCCTGGCCGAGGAGTACGACGACCCGCAGGGCGTGCCGATCTCGGCGATCCTGTTCGGCGGCCGCCGTCGCGCCGTCGTCCCGCTGGTGACCGAGGCCCGCGACTGGGCGCACGGCGTGTTCATCGGCGCCACCACGAGCAGCGAGACCACCGCTGCCGCCACCGGCGCCGTCGGCGTCGTGCGACGTGACCCGATGGCGATGCTGCCGTTCATCGGCTACCACGCGGGCGACTACTTCAAGCACTGGCTGTCGATCGGCAAGACCGCCGACGAGACCAAGCTGCCGAAGATCTTCTTCGTCAACTGGTTCCGCAAGAGCGAGGAGGGCCGCTTCCTGTGGCCCGGATTCGGCGACAACAGCCGCGTGCTCGAGTGGATCATCGGTCGCATCGAGGGCACGGCCGACGCGGTCGAGACCCCGATCGGCATGGTGCCGGCGCACGGCTCGCTCGACGTGTCCGGCCTGGACATCTCGGAGGCCGACGTCGACGAGGTCACCTCGGTGGACGCCGAGGCCTGGCGCAACGAGGTCCCGCTGATCGAGGAGTGGTTCGCCAAGATCGGTCCGAAGACGCCGTCCACGCTGCTCGACGAGCTGGACTCTCTGAAGACCCGTCTCGGCATGCAGTGA
- a CDS encoding cytochrome P450 has translation MIAPTPVPLDQIDLNNLDSFRDNLGWGQFDTLRREDPLHWSDEPAPNKGFWSVTRYEDIAAVDGDPDTFTSSKFVNIEEVDDDLMDARRSILETDGVRHAALRKLVQREFSPRNLRQYEDFLRQLTRVTVDEALSTPEFDFVKKISADFPIQVLARLLDVPKEHTGQLIAWGNEFVGNTDPDYTKFRADLPESDKYKHLPFRSPTVQEVWDYGNNLKAERTGGDGTDLISILANRMPEDGIPLSQKDFENYFTLLVIAGNETTRHSISHAMLALINHPEQLRYLQEDPSRIGGALEELLRWASPVYHFRRTATRDIELHGKTIKEGDKVVMWFASGNRDEDVFPEPYTLDLTRTNVDHMTFGKSSPHLCLGNNLARLEIRLMFEELLPRIGSIELAGEVTRVRSNFVNGIKKFPVRVTPA, from the coding sequence GTGATCGCCCCGACCCCCGTCCCCCTGGACCAGATCGACCTGAACAACCTGGACTCGTTCCGGGACAATCTGGGTTGGGGGCAGTTCGATACCTTGCGCCGCGAGGACCCGCTGCACTGGAGTGACGAGCCCGCGCCCAACAAGGGGTTCTGGTCGGTCACCCGGTACGAGGACATCGCCGCCGTCGACGGCGACCCGGACACGTTCACGTCGTCCAAGTTCGTCAACATCGAAGAGGTGGACGACGATCTGATGGACGCCCGTCGCTCGATCCTCGAGACGGACGGCGTGCGTCACGCGGCGCTGCGCAAGCTGGTGCAGCGCGAGTTCTCACCGCGCAACCTGCGTCAGTACGAGGACTTCCTGCGCCAGCTCACCCGGGTCACCGTCGACGAGGCGCTGAGCACGCCCGAGTTCGACTTTGTGAAGAAGATCAGCGCCGACTTCCCGATCCAGGTGCTGGCGCGGCTGCTCGACGTCCCCAAGGAGCACACCGGCCAGCTCATCGCCTGGGGCAACGAGTTCGTCGGCAACACCGACCCCGACTACACCAAGTTCCGCGCCGACCTGCCCGAGAGCGACAAGTACAAGCACCTGCCGTTCCGCTCACCGACGGTGCAGGAGGTTTGGGACTACGGCAACAACCTCAAGGCCGAGCGCACCGGGGGCGACGGCACCGATCTGATCTCGATCCTGGCCAACCGCATGCCCGAGGACGGCATTCCGTTGAGCCAGAAGGACTTCGAGAACTACTTCACGCTGCTGGTGATCGCCGGCAACGAGACCACCCGGCACTCGATCAGTCACGCCATGCTCGCGCTGATCAACCACCCCGAGCAGTTGCGGTACCTGCAGGAGGACCCCTCGCGGATCGGAGGGGCGCTCGAGGAGCTGCTGCGCTGGGCCTCGCCGGTCTATCACTTCCGCCGGACGGCGACCCGCGACATCGAGCTGCACGGCAAGACCATCAAGGAGGGCGACAAGGTCGTCATGTGGTTCGCCTCGGGCAACCGCGACGAGGACGTCTTCCCCGAGCCGTACACCCTCGACCTGACCCGCACGAACGTCGACCACATGACGTTCGGCAAGTCCAGCCCCCACCTGTGCCTGGGCAACAACCTGGCCCGGCTGGAGATCCGGCTGATGTTCGAGGAGCTGCTGCCGCGCATCGGCTCGATCGAACTGGCCGGCGAGGTGACCCGGGTGCGGTCGAACTTCGTCAACGGGATCAAGAAGTTCCCGGTGCGCGTCACGCCTGCCTGA